The segment GAGCAAGTTCGGCTGTGCCAGCGGCGCGATCGGCCACATCCCTTGTGTGAGGTAGTTGGAGTGGCGCGGCGGCAACCATCAGGGTAGGTACGGCCACGGCGGGGACCACGGCCGTTCCAAGATCGAGATAGGTTTGAGCGGGGTTCCCGTGCGGATTGATGCGATTTGATCACGTACGGCGTGTCTCGTGGTGGTGCGACGAAGCTCCGGATATGGACAGTGATCATCTCACCGATCGTGTCCCCGGAGCTTCGTCGTGGTTCAGTCTGTCATTGACCTCGCTGTGCCCGTTCCGGCTGGGCCGGTGGTCTCGGTACCGGTCGCCCGAGTGTGCGGTGACCTGCTGGAACTACTGGGTGGGGTGAGTGATGGCCGATCAGATCAAGGTCGTGATCATCCGGTCTCGGTGGTGCTGGCCCTGGCCGCCGCGGCGGTGGTCGCCGGAATGAGGGGTTACACCGCCATCACCGGCTGGGTCACCGATGTTCCGGTCGCGGTCCTGGCAGAGCTGTACATCCGTGCCGGCGCCCTGCCTGTCGGGCCACCGTCGAAAACCACGATCTGGCGAGTGCTCACCGACGCCGATGCCGAGGCCTTCGATGCTGTTGTCGGTCAGTGGCTGAGCGGCGTGGCCGGGTTCACCACACCGCCGGCCGTCGACGACCGCGGCGACTGTCCGGCGTTGATGCAGGTGAGGCTGGATGGCAAGACGATCCGCGGCGCGAAGGACGCCGAGGGCAACCAGATGCACCTGCTCGCCGCCCTGGTTGGCCCGGACGCCGCCACCTCGGTAGTCGCCGCCCAGGCCGAGGTCGGCACGAAGACCAATGAGGTGCCGATGGCGGCGGCGGTGCTCGGCCAGATCGACCTGAACGACAAGATCGTGACCGCCGATGCCTTGCATACGGTGAAGGCCACCGCGAACCATATCCACGAACGCGGCGGCCAGTTCGTGCTCCCGGTGAAGCAGAACCGGCGAGCTCTGTTCGACGCCCTCGACGCCCTGGCGTGGAAGGACGCCCCCATCGCGCACCGCGGCGTCGACACCGGCCACGGCCGGGTCA is part of the Sporichthyaceae bacterium genome and harbors:
- a CDS encoding ISAs1 family transposase produces the protein MCGDLLELLGGVSDGRSDQGRDHPVSVVLALAAAAVVAGMRGYTAITGWVTDVPVAVLAELYIRAGALPVGPPSKTTIWRVLTDADAEAFDAVVGQWLSGVAGFTTPPAVDDRGDCPALMQVRLDGKTIRGAKDAEGNQMHLLAALVGPDAATSVVAAQAEVGTKTNEVPMAAAVLGQIDLNDKIVTADALHTVKATANHIHERGGQFVLPVKQNRRALFDALDALAWKDAPIAHRGVDTGHGRVTTRTIQVLPAPPNLPFPHVNQVFLIERYVSDLRGRPISAVAALGVASPKPDQTDPATLAGYVRQQWSIESLHWIRDTLYQEDKSQVKTRSGPRIMAALRNLAIGALRLAGRTDITEATRWAARSMNRPFTILGLTS